In a single window of the Flavobacterium sp. W4I14 genome:
- a CDS encoding peroxiredoxin (product_source=COG1225; cath_funfam=3.40.30.10; cog=COG1225; ko=KO:K24129; pfam=PF00578; superfamily=52833): protein MALQVGNNAPDFKLYSSDLAEIALSGFKGKKVIIHFFPMAFTGTCTEQLCTMRDNFSYYEGIGAQVIGISVDSPFSLAKFKEVQSYQFPLLSDFNKEVSAAYGAFYDEFAFGLKGVSKRAAFVINEEGKIAYAEVLEDAHDLPDFKAINDALNV, encoded by the coding sequence ATGGCATTACAAGTTGGCAATAACGCCCCTGATTTCAAATTATACAGTTCAGATTTAGCAGAAATTGCGCTTTCTGGTTTCAAAGGTAAAAAAGTAATTATTCACTTTTTCCCGATGGCTTTTACCGGAACGTGTACAGAACAATTATGTACCATGCGTGATAATTTTAGTTATTACGAAGGGATAGGTGCACAGGTAATTGGCATCTCGGTTGATTCTCCGTTCTCTTTGGCTAAGTTTAAAGAAGTTCAAAGTTATCAGTTCCCTTTATTGTCTGATTTTAATAAAGAAGTATCAGCAGCTTATGGTGCTTTTTATGATGAATTTGCGTTCGGATTGAAAGGTGTTTCTAAAAGAGCGGCTTTTGTGATCAATGAAGAAGGAAAAATAGCTTATGCAGAAGTTTTAGAAGATGCACATGATTTGCCTGATTTTAAAGCAATTAATGATGCATTGAACGTGTAA
- a CDS encoding hypothetical protein (product_source=Hypo-rule applied; transmembrane_helix_parts=Inside_1_16,TMhelix_17_36,Outside_37_40,TMhelix_41_63,Inside_64_196), with protein sequence MNTYRFHFNNGKKDSTILFWFFTTLLTIALTATVLLLHPDPLFPAWLLLILLPLMFMGIYRLVKVASKRRSGEIVSLSKEGFTSSCFGSVLFSEIHSIQVPVRQIGLLGGRQEDFYKNTDVDTPYLEFSITTQDGKRLNWILNEWGGIYNSEEEFSVFYNFLTALTNQLYQLYHTNEPYNSYLKILSEEGSWEKRG encoded by the coding sequence ATGAATACCTATCGCTTCCATTTTAATAACGGCAAAAAAGACTCAACTATTCTGTTTTGGTTTTTTACCACCTTGCTGACTATTGCACTAACAGCTACCGTTTTACTGCTACATCCGGATCCACTTTTCCCTGCCTGGCTATTGCTGATCCTCTTACCATTAATGTTTATGGGCATTTACAGGTTGGTTAAAGTGGCCTCCAAAAGGCGATCGGGAGAAATTGTTTCGCTAAGTAAAGAAGGCTTTACCAGTTCCTGTTTCGGTTCTGTTTTGTTTTCAGAAATACATTCCATTCAGGTTCCAGTAAGACAAATAGGTCTCTTGGGGGGACGACAGGAAGACTTTTACAAAAACACGGATGTTGATACGCCTTACCTGGAATTTTCGATCACCACTCAGGATGGAAAAAGGTTAAATTGGATATTGAATGAGTGGGGTGGGATTTATAATTCAGAAGAAGAATTTTCAGTTTTCTATAACTTTCTTACAGCGCTAACCAATCAGCTGTATCAACTTTATCACACTAATGAGCCATACAACAGCTATTTAAAAATCCTTAGCGAGGAAGGTTCCTGGGAAAAGCGGGGTTAA
- a CDS encoding hypothetical protein (product_source=Hypo-rule applied) — protein MKNVFTLIVLLLMLALAKAQSNREDIATAS, from the coding sequence ATGAAAAATGTTTTTACTTTAATTGTCCTGCTGTTAATGTTAGCCTTGGCAAAAGCACAATCTAACCGAGAAGACATAGCCACTGCTTCATAA
- a CDS encoding hypothetical protein (product_source=Hypo-rule applied; transmembrane_helix_parts=Inside_1_32,TMhelix_33_55,Outside_56_69,TMhelix_70_91,Inside_92_172) yields MENHQIDFKQIRLQENIPLTEEEIAQMETAQKAIMRIAVITLVAGIFFIGIIAALAVEKETLSNLKYYDYIAFAAIGLLMFSFCYCIAWLADRYSKYNWKKDKLNGKNRLTSVVIGRDKTEHAEYLTFSGTFKNEKIRIEVKQEDYSRYKIGSKVIVTYLKFSKRALDITDF; encoded by the coding sequence ATGGAGAATCATCAAATAGACTTTAAGCAAATACGGTTACAGGAAAATATTCCTTTAACTGAAGAAGAAATAGCACAAATGGAAACAGCGCAAAAAGCAATCATGAGAATCGCTGTAATTACGCTTGTTGCTGGTATATTCTTTATTGGGATAATCGCTGCTTTAGCTGTAGAAAAGGAAACGCTCAGCAATCTGAAGTATTACGACTATATCGCTTTTGCAGCTATAGGATTATTAATGTTTAGTTTTTGCTACTGTATTGCCTGGTTGGCAGATAGGTACAGCAAATACAATTGGAAGAAAGATAAATTAAACGGAAAAAACAGATTAACGAGTGTAGTTATTGGTCGGGACAAAACAGAGCATGCAGAATACCTGACTTTTTCGGGCACATTCAAAAATGAAAAAATAAGGATTGAGGTTAAGCAAGAGGATTATAGCCGTTACAAAATTGGATCAAAGGTTATTGTTACTTATCTAAAATTTAGCAAGAGGGCTCTTGATATCACAGACTTTTAA
- a CDS encoding adenylate kinase (product_source=KO:K00939; cath_funfam=3.40.50.300; cog=COG0563; ko=KO:K00939; pfam=PF00406; smart=SM00382; superfamily=52540), whose product MLNLVLFGPPGAGKGTQSEKLIAKYQLVHVSTGDLFRAHVKGETELGKKVSQLLADGELVPDAITIAMLEEEVDKNPDAKGFVFDGFPRTVPQAIELDLFLERKGSKIAGVIALDVDQEELTKRIAERHKTSGRPDDDAEKLKKRISEYFDKTIHVLPYYEEQGKLNKVNGIGEIETVYNDLCAVIDQYKV is encoded by the coding sequence ATGCTTAATTTAGTTCTCTTTGGCCCTCCAGGGGCGGGTAAAGGCACCCAATCTGAAAAGCTGATTGCAAAATATCAGTTGGTACACGTTTCAACAGGCGATCTTTTTAGAGCACACGTTAAAGGAGAAACCGAATTAGGAAAAAAAGTAAGTCAATTGTTAGCTGATGGAGAGTTGGTTCCTGATGCCATTACAATTGCCATGCTTGAAGAAGAGGTAGATAAAAATCCTGATGCTAAAGGATTCGTGTTTGATGGATTTCCGCGTACCGTTCCGCAAGCAATTGAGCTCGATCTATTTTTGGAGCGTAAAGGCAGTAAAATTGCTGGTGTTATTGCTTTAGATGTTGACCAGGAGGAGTTAACAAAACGTATTGCCGAACGTCACAAAACCAGCGGCCGTCCTGATGACGATGCTGAAAAATTAAAAAAACGGATTTCAGAATACTTTGATAAAACCATCCATGTATTACCTTATTATGAGGAGCAAGGAAAGTTGAATAAAGTAAACGGGATAGGTGAAATAGAAACAGTATATAATGATCTTTGCGCTGTAATTGATCAGTATAAGGTATAA
- a CDS encoding GTP-binding protein (product_source=KO:K03979; cath_funfam=2.70.210.12,3.40.50.300; cog=COG0536; ko=KO:K03979; pfam=PF01018,PF01926; superfamily=52540,82051; tigrfam=TIGR02729): MSQGSNFVDYVKICCRSGKGGAGSAHLHRDILTSMGGPDGGDGGRGGHIIVKGSIHIWTLLHLKYRKHIIAEDGGAGGSSHKFGKQGKDEILEVPLGTIAKDAETGEILFEITKDGETKILTAGGRGGLGNAHFKNSVQQTPRFAQPGEQGQEVWNILELKVLADVGLVGFPNAGKSTLLSVVSAAKPEIADYPFTTIVPNLGIVSYRGGKSFVMADIPGIIEGASKGKGLGYRFLRHIERNSVLLFMVPADTSRSIKEEYEILKSELESYNPELMQKPHVLAITKSDMLDEELMEEMKQDLPNIPSIFISSVAEKNILELKDMLWKAIEV, translated from the coding sequence ATGTCACAGGGTTCGAATTTCGTAGATTATGTAAAGATTTGTTGCCGTTCTGGTAAGGGCGGGGCAGGTTCGGCACATTTGCACCGTGATATTTTAACATCCATGGGTGGGCCTGATGGTGGTGATGGCGGTCGTGGTGGCCACATTATCGTTAAGGGCAGTATCCATATCTGGACATTATTGCACCTTAAATACCGTAAGCACATTATTGCTGAAGATGGTGGAGCAGGTGGTAGTTCCCATAAATTCGGTAAACAAGGTAAAGATGAAATCCTGGAGGTTCCGCTTGGTACCATTGCTAAAGATGCTGAAACTGGAGAAATCCTTTTCGAAATTACCAAAGATGGTGAAACTAAGATCTTAACAGCCGGTGGCCGTGGTGGCTTAGGGAATGCACACTTTAAAAATTCGGTTCAACAGACACCGCGTTTTGCACAACCGGGTGAGCAAGGACAAGAGGTTTGGAACATTTTAGAATTAAAAGTTTTGGCCGATGTTGGCCTGGTTGGTTTCCCAAATGCAGGAAAATCTACATTACTTTCAGTAGTTTCGGCTGCTAAGCCAGAAATTGCCGATTATCCTTTTACCACCATTGTTCCTAATCTGGGTATTGTAAGTTACAGGGGCGGAAAATCTTTTGTAATGGCCGATATCCCTGGGATTATAGAAGGTGCATCGAAAGGTAAAGGTTTGGGCTATCGTTTCTTACGCCACATTGAGCGTAACTCGGTATTGTTGTTCATGGTCCCGGCTGATACAAGCCGTTCAATTAAAGAAGAATACGAAATCCTTAAAAGCGAACTGGAATCTTACAATCCTGAATTAATGCAGAAACCGCATGTTTTAGCCATTACCAAATCAGATATGTTAGATGAAGAACTGATGGAAGAAATGAAACAGGATCTGCCAAACATTCCATCTATATTTATTTCGTCAGTGGCTGAAAAAAATATTTTAGAACTGAAAGATATGCTTTGGAAAGCAATTGAAGTGTAG
- a CDS encoding uncharacterized SAM-binding protein YcdF (DUF218 family) (product_source=COG1434; cog=COG1434; pfam=PF02698; transmembrane_helix_parts=Outside_1_3,TMhelix_4_26,Inside_27_37,TMhelix_38_55,Outside_56_248): MIFILSKILLFLIKPIVWIFVLLIFAIASKQYKQRKRYLICILIIFFFFSNAFIIGKIMNSYEARYPKAEKFDVGIVLGGFSGLNKRNNEIAFNWAGDRLFQAIALYKKGQIKQILLSGGSANLIDQKIKEADLAIQYLKLIGIPDSAILIENQSRNTIENARYSLALIAKSHPKAKILVITSAWHIPRAKLIFDKQTKQKIEYYPTNFSGNTDFEFGDFIIPSATALVTWEMLFKEWIGLAVDRIRS, encoded by the coding sequence ATGATTTTTATCCTCTCAAAGATTTTGCTTTTCCTCATTAAACCTATAGTGTGGATTTTTGTGCTTTTGATTTTTGCAATTGCATCAAAACAATATAAACAAAGGAAAAGGTATTTAATCTGTATTTTGATTATTTTCTTCTTTTTCTCTAATGCTTTTATTATTGGCAAAATAATGAACAGTTACGAAGCCAGGTATCCAAAAGCAGAAAAATTCGATGTCGGAATAGTACTTGGGGGCTTCTCTGGTTTAAACAAACGAAATAATGAAATTGCTTTTAATTGGGCAGGAGATAGATTGTTCCAGGCAATCGCACTTTATAAAAAAGGACAGATTAAGCAGATATTACTTAGTGGTGGGAGCGCAAATTTGATAGACCAAAAAATTAAAGAAGCTGATTTAGCCATTCAGTACTTAAAATTGATCGGCATTCCTGATTCTGCAATCCTGATTGAAAACCAAAGCAGAAATACAATTGAAAATGCAAGGTACAGCCTCGCACTCATCGCAAAAAGCCACCCTAAAGCTAAGATTTTGGTGATTACCAGTGCGTGGCACATCCCGAGGGCAAAACTGATTTTTGATAAACAGACAAAACAGAAAATCGAATACTACCCAACCAATTTTTCTGGAAATACCGACTTTGAATTTGGCGATTTCATCATCCCGAGTGCTACAGCTTTGGTAACATGGGAAATGTTATTTAAAGAATGGATTGGTTTAGCTGTTGACCGGATAAGGAGCTAA
- a CDS encoding gas vesicle protein (product_source=COG4980; cog=COG4980; pfam=PF12732; transmembrane_helix_parts=Inside_1_20,TMhelix_21_40,Outside_41_121) → MKYRKLIGKYLKHESDNSAKIALALVAGLAAGAVISILFAPDSGAGTRGKIAGGAKNLRYGFQDKYNLLKEKVFGVEAIEEDIVEHEVPHFKHTVAKKRKSDVKEILESAHENGQVQEGQG, encoded by the coding sequence ATGAAATACAGAAAGTTAATTGGAAAATATTTAAAGCACGAATCGGATAACAGTGCAAAAATAGCACTTGCTTTAGTGGCTGGTTTAGCCGCAGGTGCAGTAATTAGTATTCTATTTGCACCTGATAGCGGCGCAGGTACCCGTGGAAAAATTGCAGGCGGCGCCAAAAATCTTCGTTATGGATTCCAGGACAAATATAATCTTTTAAAAGAAAAGGTTTTTGGTGTAGAAGCTATCGAAGAAGATATTGTTGAACATGAAGTGCCTCATTTTAAACATACTGTTGCTAAGAAACGTAAATCAGATGTGAAAGAAATTTTAGAAAGTGCCCATGAAAATGGCCAGGTACAAGAAGGCCAAGGATAA
- a CDS encoding putative redox protein (product_source=KO:K07397; cath_funfam=3.30.300.20; cog=COG1765; ko=KO:K07397; pfam=PF02566; superfamily=82784) has translation MVKATINKEHYACSVTNGSHDIIVDEPLELGGTHKGFAPKGLLMASLASCVAITLRMYADRKEWPIDKIEVEVNIDTENGETIFFEEIVCTGILTEEQKIRLEEIAAKCPVSKILASGHEIRSKVL, from the coding sequence ATGGTAAAAGCGACAATAAATAAAGAGCATTATGCATGTTCTGTAACAAATGGTTCTCATGATATTATAGTAGACGAGCCTTTGGAACTGGGTGGTACCCATAAAGGTTTTGCCCCAAAAGGATTGTTAATGGCTTCTTTGGCATCGTGTGTAGCCATTACCTTAAGGATGTATGCCGATAGAAAAGAATGGCCAATTGATAAAATTGAGGTGGAAGTAAATATTGATACCGAAAACGGGGAAACCATATTTTTTGAAGAAATTGTATGTACCGGAATACTTACCGAAGAACAAAAAATTAGATTGGAAGAAATTGCCGCAAAATGCCCGGTAAGTAAAATTTTAGCCTCAGGTCACGAAATCAGATCGAAGGTACTTTAA
- a CDS encoding hypothetical protein (product_source=COG4487; cath_funfam=3.30.1180.10; cog=COG4487; pfam=PF09903; superfamily=55159), producing MPTEIKCPNCAHVFPMEEAMAEDYKKELREKAAAYARQKDEEYQRKLQIFESEKQQQLKAFDVRLAEEKTKLKDSLEENLRKSISADFETKLQMLEGNAKDNAEKLKLAREKELDFLRREESLKVKEEEMELAFQRKMQEQRNELVEQIRKQEAEKNSIKDTEHQLRLKELEKQLDDQKKLAEEMKRKAEQGSMQLQGEVQELILEELLRTNYPFDLIEEVGKGVRGADCVQVVRNQFGQECGKIIYESKRTKDFGGDWIEKLKKDMRSMGIDVAVIVSQCYPKGMDCFGQRDGVWICSFEEVNAVAYVLREGILRLAGAVKSQENRGEKMHMLYDYLMGAEFSEQWKAIREGFMSMKLSIQRERDAMERLWKAREKQLEKVLLNATHIRGSIEGIAGSDSVQLSLTDEDDDTLLLE from the coding sequence ATGCCTACCGAAATAAAATGCCCCAACTGTGCCCATGTTTTTCCGATGGAAGAAGCCATGGCCGAAGATTATAAGAAAGAGTTACGTGAGAAAGCGGCTGCTTATGCAAGGCAGAAAGATGAAGAATATCAACGTAAACTGCAGATTTTTGAATCAGAAAAACAGCAGCAATTAAAAGCTTTTGATGTTAGACTTGCTGAGGAGAAAACCAAGCTTAAGGATAGTCTGGAGGAAAACCTGCGTAAAAGCATTTCGGCCGATTTTGAAACAAAACTGCAAATGCTCGAAGGTAATGCAAAAGATAATGCCGAAAAACTAAAGTTGGCCCGCGAAAAAGAACTGGATTTTTTACGCCGCGAGGAAAGCCTTAAGGTAAAAGAGGAAGAAATGGAACTTGCATTTCAACGTAAAATGCAGGAGCAGCGTAACGAATTGGTAGAACAGATCCGTAAGCAAGAGGCAGAAAAAAATAGTATTAAAGATACCGAACATCAATTGCGTTTAAAGGAATTGGAAAAACAGCTCGACGACCAGAAAAAATTGGCCGAAGAAATGAAACGTAAGGCTGAGCAGGGCAGTATGCAATTGCAGGGCGAAGTGCAGGAACTGATTTTGGAAGAATTGCTTCGTACCAATTATCCCTTTGATTTAATTGAAGAAGTTGGTAAAGGAGTGCGTGGTGCAGATTGTGTACAAGTGGTGCGCAACCAATTTGGACAGGAATGCGGTAAAATTATTTACGAAAGCAAGCGTACCAAAGATTTTGGTGGCGACTGGATCGAGAAACTGAAAAAAGATATGCGCAGTATGGGCATTGATGTAGCGGTAATTGTGAGTCAATGTTACCCAAAAGGTATGGATTGTTTCGGGCAGCGCGATGGGGTTTGGATCTGCTCTTTCGAAGAGGTAAATGCCGTAGCCTATGTGTTGCGTGAAGGTATTTTACGCTTGGCCGGTGCAGTAAAATCGCAGGAAAACCGCGGCGAAAAAATGCACATGCTTTACGATTATTTAATGGGCGCAGAGTTTTCAGAACAATGGAAAGCCATTAGAGAAGGTTTTATGAGCATGAAACTATCCATACAACGCGAACGTGATGCGATGGAACGCTTATGGAAAGCACGTGAAAAGCAGTTAGAGAAAGTATTATTAAATGCGACCCATATCCGCGGTTCGATAGAAGGCATTGCCGGTAGCGATAGTGTGCAGCTGAGCTTAACAGATGAGGACGATGATACCTTGCTTTTAGAGTAA